In Neorhizobium sp. NCHU2750, a single genomic region encodes these proteins:
- a CDS encoding ABC transporter permease, translated as MTARSSGLPWFLSTPGLIFFVGMVILPLVLTAILSVHAYDYNTGVLPTYTLSNYTTVMSDPYFLSIFWRTLQISLITTIICVAIGVPEAYILSRMWNPWRSIFLLVIIGPLLVSVVVRSFGWSMLLGSTGLISKASIMLGFGPLRILYSEAAIVIALVHVMLPFMIIPVWTAIQKLDPGLEPAAWSLGASRFTAMRRIILPQISLGILSGSLIVFGLSASSFAIPGLLGGRRLKMAATVVYDEYMHELNWPLGAAIAFIVLVANLLIMLAYNRMIEARARKVLG; from the coding sequence ATGACAGCGCGCAGTTCCGGCCTGCCGTGGTTCCTGTCGACACCCGGCCTGATCTTCTTCGTCGGCATGGTCATCCTGCCGCTGGTGCTGACGGCGATCCTTTCCGTACACGCCTATGACTACAATACTGGCGTGCTGCCCACCTACACGCTGTCGAACTACACGACGGTGATGTCGGACCCATATTTCCTGTCGATCTTCTGGCGGACGCTGCAGATCTCGCTCATCACCACGATCATCTGTGTCGCGATCGGCGTGCCGGAGGCCTATATCCTGTCGAGGATGTGGAACCCCTGGCGGTCGATCTTCCTGCTCGTCATCATCGGGCCGCTGCTGGTTTCGGTCGTCGTGCGGTCTTTCGGATGGAGCATGCTGCTCGGCTCGACGGGGCTGATTTCCAAGGCAAGCATCATGCTGGGCTTCGGGCCGCTGCGCATCCTCTACAGCGAGGCGGCGATCGTGATCGCGCTCGTCCATGTCATGCTGCCCTTCATGATCATCCCCGTCTGGACGGCGATCCAGAAGCTTGATCCCGGTCTTGAGCCGGCGGCATGGTCGCTTGGCGCGTCGCGCTTCACGGCGATGCGGCGGATCATCCTGCCGCAGATCTCGCTCGGCATCCTTTCCGGCAGCCTGATCGTGTTCGGCCTTTCGGCAAGCTCGTTTGCCATTCCCGGCCTGCTCGGCGGACGCCGGCTGAAGATGGCGGCAACCGTCGTCTATGACGAATACATGCACGAGCTGAACTGGCCGCTCGGTGCCGCCATCGCCTTCATCGTGCTCGTCGCCAACCTTCTGATCATGCTGGCTTATAACCGGATGATCGAGGCGCGCGCCCGCAAGGTTCTGGGCTGA
- a CDS encoding ABC transporter ATP-binding protein, protein MSFLTLNSLSKIYGNFTAVDAVNLEVSKGEFVSLLGPSGCGKTTTLQMIAGLVEPTAGTITLDGRNITGEKPNRRGLGIVFQTYALFPHMTVAQNVSFGLEMRKVAKAERDKRVAEVLSLVRLDRFSDRYPRQLSGGQRQRVAIARALVIEPPVLLLDEPLSNLDAKLREEMQFELRRIQQTVGTTTIMVTHDQGEALSISDRVVVMEHGKMTQADAPYAVYDRPATEFISSFIGKMNSISGRARKFGIEASGVILPARDCSAAEGEPAVLSLRPERITILPPGGGHLHGVVKARFFFGSHWLFNVDTAVGQIVVSWPNSDGGALPASEGEAVGLSWLPQSARVSPLTKAPAEAGA, encoded by the coding sequence ATGAGCTTTCTGACGCTCAATTCGCTGTCGAAGATTTATGGCAATTTCACTGCCGTCGATGCGGTCAATCTCGAAGTCAGCAAGGGCGAGTTCGTCTCGCTGCTCGGCCCGTCCGGTTGCGGCAAGACGACGACGCTGCAGATGATTGCCGGGCTTGTCGAACCGACGGCCGGCACGATCACCCTCGATGGCCGCAATATCACGGGTGAAAAGCCGAACCGCCGCGGGCTTGGCATCGTGTTCCAGACCTATGCACTGTTCCCGCATATGACGGTGGCGCAGAATGTCAGCTTCGGGCTGGAGATGCGCAAGGTAGCCAAGGCCGAACGCGACAAGCGCGTGGCGGAGGTGCTTTCGCTGGTCAGGCTCGACCGGTTTTCCGACCGCTATCCGCGCCAGCTTTCGGGTGGCCAGCGCCAGCGCGTGGCGATCGCCCGCGCCCTGGTGATCGAGCCGCCGGTGCTGCTTCTCGACGAGCCGCTTTCCAATCTCGACGCCAAGCTGCGCGAGGAGATGCAGTTCGAACTCCGGCGCATCCAGCAGACGGTCGGCACCACGACGATCATGGTGACGCATGACCAGGGCGAGGCGCTGTCGATCAGCGACCGGGTGGTCGTCATGGAACATGGAAAGATGACGCAGGCCGATGCGCCCTACGCCGTCTACGACCGGCCGGCGACGGAATTCATCTCCTCCTTCATCGGCAAGATGAACAGCATTTCCGGGCGGGCGCGCAAGTTCGGCATCGAGGCATCCGGCGTCATCCTGCCGGCGAGAGACTGTTCCGCCGCCGAGGGCGAGCCGGCTGTCCTGTCGCTACGTCCCGAGCGGATCACCATCCTGCCGCCGGGCGGCGGGCATCTGCATGGCGTGGTGAAGGCGCGGTTCTTCTTCGGCAGCCACTGGCTGTTCAACGTCGATACCGCGGTCGGCCAGATCGTCGTGTCCTGGCCCAACAGCGATGGTGGCGCCCTTCCGGCATCCGAAGGCGAAGCGGTCGGCCTGTCATGGCTGCCGCAAAGCGCGCGCGTCTCGCCTCTCACCAAGGCGCCTGCGGAGGCCGGCGCATGA
- a CDS encoding IclR family transcriptional regulator, with product MDDETPQISSARRALIVLKALAGADGEGMRLIDVAKTVGCNQPTAHRAMQDLVAEGFVEQVAGGKRYRLALEFFVLAARAGRTDGLRELARPALLRLSSTLTDTIFLLVRNGYDAVCLDRVEGPFPIRSFTGDIGGKVPLGIGQGSTAILANLPEAEREAVIKFNMPRLLDRSHVDEASFRLLLANAREQGFVSFNAGLIPGMAGVAVPVCDASGTAVAALSVGTLAERAQGERLQAMVDILAAEARELGRRINPFDPALRSPSRSLSYVQAQTRPL from the coding sequence ATGGATGACGAAACACCACAGATCTCCAGCGCGAGGCGCGCCCTGATTGTGCTGAAGGCCCTGGCCGGTGCCGATGGCGAGGGCATGCGGCTGATCGATGTGGCGAAAACGGTCGGTTGCAACCAGCCGACGGCGCATCGCGCCATGCAGGATCTGGTTGCCGAAGGCTTCGTCGAACAGGTGGCAGGCGGCAAGCGCTATCGCCTGGCACTCGAATTCTTCGTACTCGCCGCCCGCGCCGGACGCACCGATGGCCTGCGCGAACTGGCGCGGCCGGCGCTTCTGCGCCTTTCGTCCACCTTGACCGACACCATCTTCCTTCTGGTGCGCAACGGCTATGATGCGGTCTGCCTCGATCGTGTCGAGGGTCCCTTCCCGATCCGCTCCTTCACCGGCGATATCGGTGGCAAGGTACCGCTCGGCATCGGCCAGGGCAGTACCGCCATCCTGGCAAACTTGCCGGAGGCCGAACGCGAGGCGGTGATCAAGTTCAACATGCCAAGGCTTCTCGACCGCAGCCATGTCGACGAGGCGAGCTTCCGGCTTCTGCTCGCCAATGCGCGCGAACAGGGCTTCGTCAGCTTCAATGCCGGCCTCATTCCCGGCATGGCGGGCGTGGCCGTCCCGGTTTGCGATGCGAGCGGCACCGCCGTGGCGGCACTCAGCGTCGGCACGCTTGCCGAGCGGGCACAGGGGGAAAGACTACAGGCCATGGTCGACATTCTGGCAGCCGAGGCCCGCGAACTGGGACGCAGGATCAACCCCTTCGATCCCGCTTTGCGCTCGCCGTCGCGCAGCCTCAGCTACGTACAGGCGCAGACCCGCCCGCTCTGA
- the mnhG gene encoding monovalent cation/H(+) antiporter subunit G, protein MMYPAADLPLPVALAVAFFLLLGAGLALIGAIGFLRLPTFYERLHAPTLGTSWGIGGIMLASMIYFTVASSRLVIHEILIGIFVTVTTPVTFMLLSRAALHRDRAARSESVPRKWIGPEERPQDEGKE, encoded by the coding sequence ATGATGTATCCCGCCGCAGATCTTCCCTTGCCGGTGGCGCTTGCCGTCGCCTTTTTCCTGCTTCTCGGGGCCGGGCTGGCGCTGATCGGGGCGATCGGCTTTCTGCGCCTGCCGACCTTCTATGAACGGCTGCATGCGCCGACGCTCGGCACGAGCTGGGGGATCGGCGGCATCATGCTGGCCTCGATGATCTATTTCACCGTCGCTTCGTCGCGACTGGTGATCCATGAAATCCTGATCGGCATCTTCGTCACCGTCACCACGCCGGTCACCTTCATGCTGCTGTCGCGTGCGGCCCTGCACCGCGACCGCGCGGCGCGCAGCGAAAGTGTGCCGCGCAAGTGGATTGGCCCGGAAGAGCGGCCGCAGGACGAGGGCAAGGAATAG
- a CDS encoding K+/H+ antiporter subunit F encodes MSAVIIYSAVAIAQFMLVVAMAIAAIRMFRGPRAQDRIIGLDTLYINAMLLFVTFGIGTGRETYFEAALVIGLLGFVSTVALAKFLMRGEVIE; translated from the coding sequence ATGAGTGCCGTCATCATCTATAGCGCGGTGGCGATCGCCCAGTTCATGCTGGTCGTCGCCATGGCGATCGCCGCGATCCGGATGTTTCGCGGGCCGCGGGCGCAGGACCGGATCATCGGGCTCGATACGCTTTACATCAATGCGATGCTGCTGTTCGTCACCTTCGGTATCGGCACGGGGCGGGAGACCTATTTCGAGGCGGCGCTGGTGATCGGCCTGCTCGGTTTTGTTTCCACCGTGGCGCTCGCCAAATTCCTGATGCGCGGGGAGGTGATCGAATGA
- a CDS encoding Na+/H+ antiporter subunit E, whose translation MFPYPVLAVSLIIIWMLLNGFTLGHLILGILVAIFASWAMASLRPDKVRLKKWYLLPKLFVIVMYDIARSNIQVAWLILRGRASGRKPGFLTIPLEIEDRTSLAILAVVLTSTPGSAWLEYDSTDKSILMHVLDLAEEDQWIETIKNRYEKLLMEIFA comes from the coding sequence ATGTTTCCCTATCCGGTCCTCGCCGTCTCGCTGATCATCATATGGATGCTGCTCAACGGTTTCACGCTCGGGCACCTGATTCTCGGTATCCTGGTGGCGATCTTCGCATCCTGGGCGATGGCGTCGCTGAGGCCGGACAAGGTGCGTCTGAAGAAGTGGTATCTGCTGCCCAAGCTGTTCGTCATCGTCATGTATGACATTGCCCGGTCGAATATCCAGGTTGCCTGGCTGATCCTCCGGGGGCGCGCGAGCGGCCGCAAGCCGGGCTTCCTGACGATCCCGCTCGAAATCGAGGACCGTACATCGCTTGCCATCCTCGCCGTCGTCCTGACCAGCACGCCGGGTTCTGCCTGGCTGGAATATGACAGTACCGACAAGTCCATCCTCATGCATGTCCTGGACCTTGCCGAGGAAGACCAATGGATCGAGACGATCAAGAACCGCTACGAGAAGCTGTTGATGGAGATATTCGCATGA
- a CDS encoding monovalent cation/H+ antiporter subunit D encodes MNGWSHHLIIAPILIPLAAAAVLLFIDERRRVTKAMVSLASALLLLFVSFVLFRIESGPNGFEGVYLLGNWAAPFGIVLVLDGLSALMLLLTALVAVAALVYSMARWHGMGAHFHSMFQLLLMGVNGAFLTGDLFNLFVFFEVMLAASYGLLLHGSGPLRVKAGMHYIAVNLAAALLFLIGVSLIYGTTGTLNMADLAARIPEIEPDRRMLMEAGAGVLGIAFLIKAGMWPLCFWLPTAYSAASAPVAGIFAILSKLGIYVILRLTMLLFETGPSAGFGSTVLLYGGIATLIFGTIGVLASQALGRLAGFSVLISSGTLLMVLGINDGAVSSGALLYLVSSTLTISAFFMLIELVERGQDAGANVLAVTMEAYGDGDEDEPEEGDGVTMPGTMAILGTCFAMCGILLSGLPPLSGFIAKFAMLSAMMGTGSIGVPPTAAVWALITLVILSGVAALISMTRVGIRTFWTSLEGVVPRVLVIEIVPVMFLLALTLVLTIQANSALQYMDTTIRTLSTPGVYIDAVRNATVIPGVDETDGEEN; translated from the coding sequence ATGAACGGCTGGTCACACCACCTCATCATCGCGCCGATCCTGATCCCGCTCGCGGCGGCGGCAGTCCTGCTGTTCATCGACGAGCGACGGCGGGTGACCAAGGCGATGGTCAGCCTCGCCTCGGCACTGCTGCTTTTGTTCGTATCCTTCGTGCTGTTTCGCATCGAAAGTGGGCCGAACGGTTTCGAGGGCGTCTATCTACTCGGCAATTGGGCGGCCCCCTTCGGCATCGTTCTGGTGCTTGACGGATTGTCGGCGCTGATGCTGCTCCTCACCGCATTGGTGGCGGTAGCAGCACTCGTCTATTCGATGGCGCGCTGGCATGGAATGGGGGCGCATTTCCATTCGATGTTCCAGCTGCTCCTGATGGGGGTCAACGGTGCGTTCCTGACGGGCGACCTGTTCAACCTGTTCGTCTTCTTCGAGGTGATGCTGGCTGCATCCTATGGTCTGCTGCTGCATGGGTCCGGCCCGCTCAGGGTCAAGGCGGGAATGCATTATATCGCGGTCAATCTGGCCGCCGCCCTCTTGTTCCTGATCGGGGTCAGCCTGATCTACGGCACCACCGGAACGCTCAACATGGCGGATCTTGCCGCCCGCATTCCCGAGATCGAGCCGGACCGGCGGATGCTGATGGAGGCCGGTGCCGGCGTGCTCGGCATCGCGTTCCTGATCAAGGCCGGCATGTGGCCGCTCTGCTTCTGGCTGCCCACCGCCTATAGCGCGGCCTCCGCGCCGGTCGCGGGCATCTTTGCTATTCTCAGCAAGCTCGGAATCTATGTCATCCTGCGACTGACCATGCTGCTTTTCGAGACCGGTCCTTCGGCGGGTTTCGGCTCGACGGTGCTGCTCTATGGCGGCATCGCAACGCTGATCTTCGGCACGATCGGGGTGCTGGCGTCGCAGGCGCTTGGACGATTAGCCGGCTTTTCGGTGCTTATCTCGTCCGGCACTCTGTTGATGGTGCTCGGCATCAATGACGGCGCGGTGTCGTCCGGCGCGCTTCTCTATCTCGTCAGCTCGACACTGACTATCAGTGCCTTCTTCATGCTGATCGAGCTTGTGGAGCGCGGCCAGGATGCCGGTGCCAACGTTCTTGCGGTGACGATGGAAGCCTATGGCGATGGCGACGAGGACGAGCCCGAAGAGGGCGATGGCGTCACCATGCCCGGTACAATGGCGATCCTCGGCACCTGCTTTGCCATGTGTGGCATTCTTCTCTCGGGCCTGCCGCCGCTGTCCGGCTTCATCGCCAAGTTTGCCATGCTGTCGGCAATGATGGGCACCGGCTCGATCGGCGTGCCGCCCACTGCGGCCGTCTGGGCGCTGATCACGCTCGTCATCCTGTCGGGTGTGGCGGCGCTGATCTCGATGACGCGCGTGGGCATCCGCACCTTCTGGACTTCGCTCGAAGGCGTGGTGCCGCGCGTTCTCGTGATCGAGATCGTTCCCGTCATGTTCCTTCTGGCGCTGACGCTGGTGCTGACCATCCAGGCGAATTCCGCCCTGCAATATATGGACACGACGATCCGCACGCTCAGCACACCGGGCGTCTATATCGACGCGGTGCGCAATGCCACGGTCATCCCGGGCGTTGACGAAACGGACGGAGAGGAGAACTGA
- a CDS encoding Na+/H+ antiporter subunit C gives MEIVLSIAIGVMTSCGVWLILRPRTYQVIVGLSLLSYAVNLFIFSVGGVKTNVPPILSEHGTGGVLADPVPQALVLTAIVIGFATTALFLVVLLASRGLTGTDHVDGRGDKR, from the coding sequence ATGGAAATCGTTCTTTCGATCGCCATCGGGGTGATGACGAGCTGCGGCGTGTGGTTGATCCTGCGGCCGCGCACCTATCAGGTGATTGTCGGCCTGTCGCTGCTCTCCTATGCCGTCAACCTGTTCATCTTCAGCGTCGGCGGGGTGAAGACCAATGTGCCGCCGATCCTGTCGGAGCATGGAACGGGCGGGGTGCTGGCCGATCCGGTGCCGCAGGCGCTGGTGCTGACGGCGATCGTCATCGGGTTTGCAACGACGGCACTGTTCCTCGTCGTGCTGCTCGCCTCGCGCGGGCTCACCGGGACAGACCATGTCGACGGCCGGGGGGACAAGCGATGA